From Quercus lobata isolate SW786 chromosome 1, ValleyOak3.0 Primary Assembly, whole genome shotgun sequence, one genomic window encodes:
- the LOC115983697 gene encoding uncharacterized protein LOC115983697 — MASSKKSTTEEKKSKETKPKNTPKQKNKTTTTTKGNPEKNNNNKVSNGTVSDSSSDVIIIPSSSIESGQDEKQKPDKSSGANKRTADADADTKSKKHKQKKQKRQEEEVNDVVDKEEAKTHRFPMNRIKTILRSQDSDLRITHEALFLVNKATEKFLVEFTKDAHACCVQDHKKSLAYKHLSSVVCKTRSFDFLSDFVPEKLKAKDALAERKIAETENEAA; from the exons ATGGCTTCCTCCAAAAAATCCACaacagaagagaaaaagagcaaagaaaccaaacccaaaaacacaCCCAAGCAGAAAAACAAAACTACTACTACCACGAAAGGAAACCCagaaaagaacaacaacaacaaggtTAGCAACGGCACAGTCAGcgactcctcctcggacgtgaTAATAATCCCATCTTCAAGCATTGAATCCGGAcaagatgaaaaacaaaaacccgACAAAAGTTCTGGTGCGAATAAAAGAACCGCCGACGCCGACGCCGAcaccaaatcaaagaaacacaaacaaaaaaagcaaaaacgaCAGGAGGAAGAGGTAAACGACGTCGTTGATAAAGAGGAAGCGAAGACGCATAGGTTTCCTATGAATCGTATCAAGACGATTCTTCGGAGCCAAGACTCCGATTTGCGCATTACCCATGAAGCCCTTTTTCTCGTCAATAAAGCTAcg GAGAAGTTCCTTGTGGAATTTACAAAAGATGCACATGCGTGTTGTGTTCAGGACCATAAAAAGTCGCTTGCTTACAAGCACCTAT CATCAGTTGTTTGTAAAACGAGGAGTTTCGACTTTCTTTCAG ATTTTGTACCAGAAAAATTAAAGGCCAAGGATGCTTTGGCAGAGAGAAAAATTGCTGAGACTGAGAACGAGGCAGCCTAG
- the LOC115983703 gene encoding dystrophia myotonica WD repeat-containing protein-like isoform X1 has translation MIHSNGNNGYGNGVMTSASPTTTSLSPSSASANGQSTQQQQGLKTYFKTPEGRYKLHSEKTHPPGILPYSHGKSVSQITLAHLKEKPTQAGSASSSGASTSSGVRYAAARLLGVGGGNGSRALSFVGGNGTSKAANGTSRSSSLAASNGSHSMLNSNYDGKGTYMIFNVGDSLFVSDLNTQDKDPIKSLHFSTSNPICHSFDPEAKDGHDLLIGLNSGDVYSVSLRQQLQDVGKKLVGAQHYNKEGSVTNSRCTSVAWVPKADGAFVVAHADGNLYVYEKSKDGTGDTTFPVVKDQNQFSVAHARSSKSNPIARWHICQSSINGIAFSTDGAYLATVGRDGYLRVFDYQKEQLICGGKSYYGALLCCAWSMDGKYILTGGEDDLVTVWSMEDRKVVAWGEGHNSWVSGVAFDSYWSSPTSDGTEESVMYRFGSVGQDTQLLLWDLSMDEIVVPLRRCPPGGSPTFSTGSQSSHWDSICPVGTLQPAPSMRDVPKLSPLVAHRVHSEPLSGLIFTEESILTACREGYVKIWVRPSNSESQSSNPEIPVGNSSKEIPPVPGKTGASSYKSVHL, from the exons ATGATTCACAGTAACGGAAACAATGGCTACGGTAACGGAGTGATGACGTCAGCGTCTCCCACAACGACGTCGTTGTCTCCTTCTTCAGCTTCAGCGAATGGGCAATCGACGCAGCAGCAGCAAGGGTTGAAGACGTACTTCAAAACCCCAGAAGGAAGGTACAAGCTCCATTCCGAGAAGACTCACCCTCCTGGTATTCTTCCTTATTCCCATGGCAAATCAGTTTCTCAG ATAACTCTAGCGCATCTCAAGGAAAAGCCTACACAAGCTGGGTCAGCGTCGAGCTCGGGTGCGAGCACGAGTAGTGGAGTTAGATATGCTGCTGCAAGGCTGTTAGGGGTAGGGGGTGGGAATGGCAGTCGAGCCCTTAGTTTTGTAGGAGGGAATGGCACGAGTAAAGCCGCTAATGGAACTAGTAGAAGTAGTTCATTGGCAGCGTCAAATGGTAGTCACTCTATGCTTAATTCGAATTATGATGGTAAAGGGACATATATGATATTCAATGTTGGGGATAGTTTATTTGTCAGCGACCTCAATACACAAGATAAG GATCCTATTAAATCGTTACATTTTAGCACTTCAAATCCTATCTGCCACTCATTTGATCCTGAAGCCAAGGATGGACATGACTTGCTTATAGGATTGAACTCGGGAGATg TTTACTCAGTGTCTCTGAGACAACAATTACAAGATGTTGGGAAGAAGCTTGTTGGTGCCCAACACTATAACAAGGAAGGTTCGGTCACAAACAG CCGATGTACCAGTGTTGCATGGGTTCCCAAAGCTGATGGTGCTTTTGTTGTTGCTCATGCTGATGGAAACTTGTATGTGTATGAAAAG AGTAAGGATGGTACCGGTGATACTACATTTCCAGTTGTAAAGGATCAAAATCAGTTTTCTGTGGCACATGCAAGGTCCAGTAAG AGTAATCCAATTGCTAGATGGCATATCTGCCAAAGTTCAATCAACGGCATTGCTTTCTCTACTGATGGTGCATATTTGGCAACTGTTGGTAGAGATG GATATCTACGGGTATTTGACTACCAAAAAGAACAACTAATATGCGGTGGAAAAAGTTATTATGGTGCTCTTCTATGTTGTGCCTGGAG TATGGATGGAAAATACATCCTGACAGGTGGTGAAGATGATCTAGTTACAGTTTGGAGTATGGAAGATCGGAAGGTAGTTGCATGGGGTGAAGGGCACAACTCATGG GTAAGTGGAGTGGCTTTTGACTCGTATTGGTCATCACCAACATCGGATGGCACAGAAGAAAGTGTAATGTACCGGTTTGGTTCTGTTGGTCAG GATACACAGTTGCTTTTGTGGGATTTATCAATGGATGAGATCGTAGTACCGCTTCGCCGTTGTCCACCTGGTGGGTCCCCCACTTTCAGCACCGGAAGCCAATCATCTCATTGGGACAGCATTTGCCCAGTGGGCACTCTACAACCTGCTCCAAGCATGCGAGATGTGCCTAAGCTCTCCCCATTAGTCGCCCACCGTGTTCATTCAGAACCCTTATCTGGCTTAATTTTTACTGAGGAATCTATTCTCACCGCATGTCGGGAAGGGTATGTAAAGATTTGGGTGAGACCATCAAATTCTGAAAGCCAATCAAGCAACCCAGAAATTCCTGTAGGTAATAGTTCAAAGGAGATACCGCCAGTGCCAGGCAAAACTGGTGCCTCTAGTTACAAGTCTGTACATCTGTAA
- the LOC115983703 gene encoding WD repeat-containing protein 20-like isoform X2, giving the protein MIHSNGNNGYGNGVMTSASPTTTSLSPSSASANGQSTQQQQGLKTYFKTPEGRYKLHSEKTHPPGILPYSHGKSVSQITLAHLKEKPTQAGSASSSGASTSSGVRYAAARLLGVGGGNGSRALSFVGGNGTSKAANGTSRSSSLAASNGSHSMLNSNYDGKGTYMIFNVGDSLFVSDLNTQDKDPIKSLHFSTSNPICHSFDPEAKDGHDLLIGLNSGDVYSVSLRQQLQDVGKKLVGAQHYNKEGSVTNSRCTSVAWVPKADGAFVVAHADGNLYVYEKSKDGTGDTTFPVVKDQNQFSVAHARSSKSNPIARWHICQSSINGIAFSTDGAYLATVGRDGYLRVFDYQKEQLICGGKSYYGALLCCAWSMDGKYILTGGEDDLVTVWSMEDRKVVAWGEGHNSWRMACR; this is encoded by the exons ATGATTCACAGTAACGGAAACAATGGCTACGGTAACGGAGTGATGACGTCAGCGTCTCCCACAACGACGTCGTTGTCTCCTTCTTCAGCTTCAGCGAATGGGCAATCGACGCAGCAGCAGCAAGGGTTGAAGACGTACTTCAAAACCCCAGAAGGAAGGTACAAGCTCCATTCCGAGAAGACTCACCCTCCTGGTATTCTTCCTTATTCCCATGGCAAATCAGTTTCTCAG ATAACTCTAGCGCATCTCAAGGAAAAGCCTACACAAGCTGGGTCAGCGTCGAGCTCGGGTGCGAGCACGAGTAGTGGAGTTAGATATGCTGCTGCAAGGCTGTTAGGGGTAGGGGGTGGGAATGGCAGTCGAGCCCTTAGTTTTGTAGGAGGGAATGGCACGAGTAAAGCCGCTAATGGAACTAGTAGAAGTAGTTCATTGGCAGCGTCAAATGGTAGTCACTCTATGCTTAATTCGAATTATGATGGTAAAGGGACATATATGATATTCAATGTTGGGGATAGTTTATTTGTCAGCGACCTCAATACACAAGATAAG GATCCTATTAAATCGTTACATTTTAGCACTTCAAATCCTATCTGCCACTCATTTGATCCTGAAGCCAAGGATGGACATGACTTGCTTATAGGATTGAACTCGGGAGATg TTTACTCAGTGTCTCTGAGACAACAATTACAAGATGTTGGGAAGAAGCTTGTTGGTGCCCAACACTATAACAAGGAAGGTTCGGTCACAAACAG CCGATGTACCAGTGTTGCATGGGTTCCCAAAGCTGATGGTGCTTTTGTTGTTGCTCATGCTGATGGAAACTTGTATGTGTATGAAAAG AGTAAGGATGGTACCGGTGATACTACATTTCCAGTTGTAAAGGATCAAAATCAGTTTTCTGTGGCACATGCAAGGTCCAGTAAG AGTAATCCAATTGCTAGATGGCATATCTGCCAAAGTTCAATCAACGGCATTGCTTTCTCTACTGATGGTGCATATTTGGCAACTGTTGGTAGAGATG GATATCTACGGGTATTTGACTACCAAAAAGAACAACTAATATGCGGTGGAAAAAGTTATTATGGTGCTCTTCTATGTTGTGCCTGGAG TATGGATGGAAAATACATCCTGACAGGTGGTGAAGATGATCTAGTTACAGTTTGGAGTATGGAAGATCGGAAGGTAGTTGCATGGGGTGAAGGGCACAACTCATGG aggaTGGCTTGCAGGTAA
- the LOC115950962 gene encoding uncharacterized protein LOC115950962, with protein sequence MSVGRLPSEADDKESKRARRMATPLVGFLDEDKLGTLQPHNDALVVTLRIGGYDVKRVLINQGSAVEVMYPDLYKGLKLKPKDLTAYDSPLVSFEGKTITPKGMIRLPIQTDSDVVEVDFIVVDAYSPYTAIVTKLWLHALGAMSSTLY encoded by the coding sequence ATGTCGGTGGGCAGGCTCCCTTCTGAAGCTGACGACAAGGAGTCCAAGAGGGCTAGAAGGATGGCCACGCCCCTAGTCGGATTCTTGGATGAGGACAAACTAGGAACCCTCCAACCCCACAACGATGCCCTAGTCGTCACGCTCAGGATTGGTGGATACGACGTGAAAAGGGTGCTAATCAATCAGGGCAGCGCCGTGGAAGTGATGTATCCTGACTTGTACAAGGGGTTGAAACTGAAACCAAAGGACCTGACAGCATATGATTCCCCTTTAGTGAGTTTCGAGGGAAAAACCATCACTCCAAAAGGCATGATTAGGCTGCCTATACAAACAGACTCGGacgtggtggaggtggacttcatagtGGTAGACGCATACTCCCCCTACACTGCCATTGTAACCAAGCTGTGGCTTCATGCCCTAGGGGCTATGTCATCAACCTTATACTAA
- the LOC115983712 gene encoding fasciclin-like arabinogalactan protein 12: MNKQALFSLSLVLVFLFHCTTTLAQPAQAPAPPGPTNVTKILEKAGQFTILIRLLKSTKVADQINQQLNDTNNGLTFLAPSDSAFSNLKSGTLNSLTDEQKVELIQFHILPNFLSMTNFQTVSNPLRTQAGDSSPGEFPLNVTTSGNSVNISSGLVNTTVGGSVYSDNQLAVYQVDSVLLPQAIFAPRPPAPAPAPAATKAKTKKKTAAGSPDSATADQNGALSLRLSRHGFLLSIGVAVIAALLSL; this comes from the coding sequence atGAACAAACAGGCtcttttctccctctcccttgtTCTAGTTTTCCTCTTCCATTGCACCACAACTTTAGCCCAGCCAGCTCAGGCCCCGGCACCACCCGGGCCAACCAACGTGACCAAAATCCTCGAAAAGGCCGGTCAGTTCACGATCTTAATCCGCCTCTTAAAGAGCACCAAAGTGGCTGACCAAATCAACCAGCAGCTCAACGATACAAACAACGGCCTAACCTTTCTTGCTCCAAGTGATAGCGCATTTTCCAACCTCAAATCCGGCACTCTTAATTCTCTTACTGATGAACAAAAGGTTGAGCTAATACAGTTTCACATCTTACCCAATTTTCTATCTATGACAAACTTCCAAACCGTGAGTAACCCATTGAGGACACAGGCTGGAGATTCCAGTCCTGGTGAGTTCCCACTAAATGTGACCACTTCAGGCAACTCAGTGAACATCTCCTCTGGTCTTGTCAATACCACAGTAGGGGGTTCAGTTTATTCTGATAATCAACTAGCTGTTTATCAAGTGGATTCAGTGCTTCTTCCACAGGCAATCTTTGCTCCTAGGCCTCCTGCACCAGCACCTGCACCTGCTGCTACTAAAGCTAAGACTAAGAAGAAGACTGCTGCGGGAAGTCCTGATTCTGCCACAGCGGATCAGAATGGTGCATTGAGTCTCAGACTCAGTAGACATGGATTTTTGTTGTCCATTGGAGTTGCTGTGATTGCAGCACTACTTTCTTTGTAA